Proteins encoded together in one Cardiocondyla obscurior isolate alpha-2009 linkage group LG07, Cobs3.1, whole genome shotgun sequence window:
- the LOC139104238 gene encoding uncharacterized protein, whose protein sequence is MPGIASATGLLSARIHPIRRPKPKSVELSGYTQAAPFTLRPFAGLFNPYPYGCSVLCNHPADCEAKEVVRRAKDTWATEGKALLLPEEMEMIRTSLLAVGASGGGGEAGNVGGSGGDGHNTEMTASAVPEELFRKYTETDSRPLTPAPTLASGPTALTGLTATQEDLPVTCNPRERTTLVLDLRASSQNQQVENETFSWHALTLELPPTPRKNEIFVSRPISRPQHSLPAPVPPPPSSPSAIAEKCETVSLLPSSVAERTSSRNAEEDEVDSGGEQQPAIARRRGKRLRKRKCRRGSTYGQQTEVRDPLEPTVTQVSQIGDGSRRSSLHVNTGEVDSSTSPKRTSTQTVGHAIPSSFLAPDVLKHLCRELDRDKVEAEFSIKRRIALEEALRVKGDTYSTLRGSRQAGAGLSAEYAPRIFSRQAARFELLDSQSLRGLTSLQYLGKHVHITSGRKLIFGRIFNKFNEEALHSARRISSNDVEEALREVVGKALTDEQRSYMRSVIGDITQPLGFREWCGLCAVIERLLCPLPPREDDPPTWLERADFEALERRLKLAGSVDSTLTLLLKEIRDR, encoded by the exons ATGCCCGGAATCGCGAGCGCGACTGGACTTCTGTCCGCGCGAATTCATCCGATTCGCAGGCCGAAGCCCAAG AGCGTGGAGTTATCGGGTTATACCCAAGCGGCGCCGTTCACCCTTCGACCATTCGCCGGCCTCTTTAATCCTTATCCTTACGGGTGCTCGGTGCTGTGCAATCATCCGGCGGATTGTGAGGCGAAGGAGGTGGTGCGACGCGCTAAGGACACATgg GCGACCGAGGGGAAGGCTCTGTTGCTGCCAGAGGAGATGGAAATGATACGGACAAGCCTGCTGGCGGTGGGCGCGAGCGGAGGCGGAGGCGAGGCTGGAAATGTCGGAGGTAGCGGTGGCGACGGTCACAATACCGAGATGACCGCATCGGCGGTACCCGAGGAGCTCTTCCGGAAATACACGGAAACCGATTCGCGACCTTTGACCCCGGCACCCACGCTCGCCAGCGGACCGACGGCGTTAACTGGCCTCACCGCGACCCAGGAGGACCTACCGGTGACCTGCAACCCGCGCGAGCGCACCACCTTGGTCCTGGACCTTCGAGCGAGCTCGCAAAATCAGCAGGTG GAAAATGAAACCTTCAGCTGGCACGCTCTCACACTCGAGCTACCGCCTACGCCTCGAAAAAACGAGATATTCGTCTCCAGGCCGATCTCGCGACCGCAGCATTCGTTGCCGGCGCCCGTACCACCGCCTCCGTCATCTCCCTCGGCAATCGCTGAAAAATGTGAAACGGTAAGCCTGCTCCCGTCTTCAGTGGCAGAGCGTAC TTCGTCTCGGAACGCGGAGGAGGATGAGGTCGACAGCGGCGGCGAGCAGCAGCCGGCAATCGCACGGAGACGGGGAAAGCGATTACGTAAAAGAAAGTGTAGGAGGGGCTCGACTTACGGGCAACAAACGGAAGTTCGCGACCCCCTCGAGCCCACGGTGACGCAGGTCTCGCAGATCGGCGACGGATCGCGACGCTCGTC GCTTCACGTAAACACCGGCGAGGTCGATAGTTCGACGTCCCCGAAGAGGACGTCTACGCAGACTGTAGGCCACGCGATACCTTCAAGCTTCCTCGCGCCGGACGTCTTAAAGCACCTGTGCAGAGAACTGGACCGCGACAAGGTGGAGGCGGAATTTTCAATTAAG AGACGAATTGCTTTGGAGGAAGCTTTACGGGTGAAGGGTGATACGTACTCGACTCTGCGTGGATCTCGTCAAGCTGGTGCTGGTCTGTCGGCGGAATACGCACCTCGAATATTCTCACGTCAAGCGGCGCGATTTGAGCTGCTGGATAGTCAAAGTCTTCGTG GATTAACGTCGCTCCAGTACCTCGGCAAGCATGTGCACATCACGTCGGGAAGGAAACTGATATTTGGTCGAATATTTAACAAGTTTAACGAAGAAGCGTTGCACAGTGCGCGGCGCATTTCATCAAACGACGTTGAGGAGGCTCTTCGAGAAGTGGTCGGGAAGGCATTAACGGACGAGCAGCGATCTTACATGAGGTCTGTAATAGGAGACATAACGCAGCCACTAGGATTCAGAGAGTGGTGTGGATTGTGCGCCGTTATCGAAAGACTGTTGTGTCCTCTGCCGCCTAGAGAGGACGATCCGCCGACGTGGCTCGAAAGAGCCGACTTCGAAGCTCTGGAACGAAGACTCAAATTAGCCGGATCGGTGGATTCCACGTTAACGTTATTGTTGAAGGAGATTCGTgatagataa